In the genome of Poecile atricapillus isolate bPoeAtr1 chromosome 30, bPoeAtr1.hap1, whole genome shotgun sequence, one region contains:
- the LOC131589854 gene encoding ferritin heavy chain A-like, with the protein MDSQIRQNYHRDCEAAVNRMANMELHASYVYLSMGFYFERDDVALSRLARFFLEQSREEREHAEGLLRFQTRRGGRVLLQDIKKPERDTWGSALEAVEAALQLEKSVNQALLDLHGLAAEKGDPHLCDFLESHYLDEQVKAIKVLGDHATNLRRLTGGATGPGVASAGLSEYLFDRLSLEERS; encoded by the exons ATGGACTCCCAGATCCGCCAGAATTACCACCGCGACTGCGAAGCCGCCGTCAACCGCATGGCCAACATGGAGCTCCACGCCTCCTACGTCTACCTCTCTATG GGGTTTTACTTCGAGAGGGACGACGTGGCCCTGTCGCGGCTGGCCCGGTTTTTCCTGGAGCAGTCGCGGGAGGAGCGGGAACATGCTGAGGGGCTCCTGCGCTTCCAGACGCGCCGCGGGGGCCGTGTTCTCCTGCAGGACATCAAG AAACCGGAGCGGGACACCTGGGGGTCGGCGCTGGAGGCAGTGGAAGCAgcgctgcagctggagaagtcGGTGAACCAGGCGCTGCTGGACCTGCACGGCCTGGCTGCTGAGAAGGGAGACCCCCAT CTTTGTGACTTCCTGGAGTCCCACTACCTGGACGAGCAAGTGAAGGCCATCAAGGTGCTGGGGGACCATGCCACCAACCTGCGACGCCTCACTGGTGGGGCCACTGGGCCTGGAGTGGCCTCGGCCGGCCTCAGCGAGTACCTGTTTGACCGTTTGAGCTTGGAGGAGCGCAGCTGA